One region of Xylanimonas ulmi genomic DNA includes:
- the galK gene encoding galactokinase: protein MSTPQWLPAWTRAEGAERVRALFAQTFADDGADGPVPGTPDGVWSAPGRVNLIGEHTDYNAGLCLPTALPHRTYVALRRREDDVVRIASAQTDEPWTVRLADVHPGAVHGWGSYVAGVAWALRDAGHNVRGFDAVIDSCVPFGASLSSSAAIECAFAVALDDVFGLGLGADDAGRAHLVAAARRAENEIAGAPTGGLDQSAALLCAQGQALLLDFRPGLDAAGFAQHVPFDLAAAGLNLLVIDTRAPHQLVDGQYADRRASCETAANYLGVRALREVAPADLDATLERLAPFDVEDSLRRRVRHVITEIARTGAFADLVRGGLGSGGTPDEAAAAGAGRLMDASHASLRDDYEVTVRETDLAVEASRAAGAIGARMTGGGFGGSTIALVRADEVEQVAAAVAAAFADAGLTAPAFLAAPPSAAAGRDV from the coding sequence ATGTCCACACCCCAGTGGCTGCCCGCTTGGACGCGCGCCGAAGGCGCCGAGCGCGTCCGCGCGCTGTTCGCCCAGACCTTCGCCGACGACGGCGCGGACGGCCCGGTCCCGGGCACGCCCGACGGCGTCTGGTCGGCGCCCGGGCGGGTCAACCTCATCGGCGAGCACACCGACTACAACGCGGGCCTGTGCCTGCCCACGGCGTTGCCGCACCGCACCTATGTCGCGCTGCGCCGCCGCGAGGACGACGTCGTGCGCATCGCCTCGGCGCAGACCGACGAGCCCTGGACCGTGCGCCTGGCCGACGTCCACCCGGGCGCCGTGCACGGGTGGGGCTCGTACGTCGCCGGCGTGGCGTGGGCGCTGCGCGATGCCGGTCACAACGTGCGCGGGTTCGACGCCGTGATCGACTCGTGCGTGCCATTCGGCGCGTCGCTGTCGAGCTCGGCCGCCATCGAATGCGCGTTCGCCGTCGCGCTCGACGACGTGTTCGGCCTGGGCCTGGGCGCCGACGACGCCGGGCGGGCTCACCTGGTCGCCGCCGCCCGCCGCGCCGAGAACGAGATCGCCGGGGCGCCCACGGGGGGCCTCGACCAGTCGGCCGCGCTGCTGTGCGCGCAGGGTCAGGCGCTGCTGCTCGACTTCCGCCCCGGACTCGACGCCGCCGGCTTCGCCCAGCACGTGCCGTTCGACCTGGCCGCGGCGGGTCTGAACCTCCTGGTGATCGACACCCGCGCGCCACACCAGCTCGTCGACGGGCAGTACGCCGACCGCCGCGCCTCGTGCGAGACCGCCGCCAACTACCTCGGTGTGCGCGCCCTGCGCGAGGTCGCGCCCGCCGACCTCGACGCGACCCTGGAGCGGCTCGCGCCGTTCGACGTCGAGGACTCGCTGCGCCGTCGGGTGCGGCACGTGATCACCGAGATCGCCCGCACCGGCGCGTTCGCCGACCTGGTGCGCGGCGGCCTGGGCTCCGGCGGGACGCCCGACGAGGCGGCCGCAGCCGGCGCCGGGCGGCTCATGGACGCCTCGCACGCCTCGCTGCGCGACGACTACGAGGTCACGGTGCGCGAGACCGACCTCGCCGTCGAGGCCTCGCGCGCGGCCGGAGCGATCGGCGCGCGCATGACGGGCGGCGGCTTCGGCGGCTCGACCATCGCACTGGTCCGCGCCGACGAGGTCGAGCAGGTGGCGGCCGCGGTCGCTGCGGCGTTCGCCGACGCGGGCCTCACGGCTCCGGCGTTCCTGGCAGCACCGCCGTCAGCCGCCGCAGGCCGCGACGTCTGA
- the mmsA gene encoding multiple monosaccharide ABC transporter ATP-binding protein encodes MSTNTTADPEQPRSGTDADLILEMRNIVKEFPGVKALSDVTFTVRRGEVHAICGENGAGKSTLMKVLSGVYPYGTYEGDIIYNGEEVRFKGIRDSEAARIVIIHQELALVPRLSLAENIFLGNEQGPTGLVDWHLTRSRAAELLRRVGLSENPDLTPLDIGVGKQQLVEIAKALSKNVDLLILDEPTAALNDEDSAHLLSLIDEFRKQGMTSIIISHKLNEIAAIADRVTVIRDGETIETLDFHGDEPVTEDRIIRGMVGRSLDHRFPEHTPQIGEELLRLEDWTVYHPIDTERLVVDDVSINVRAGEIVGLAGLMGAGRTELAMSLFGRTYGSNISGKVYKRGEEIQIRNVRDAIRHGIAYTTEDRKALGLNLIQTIRENISASALGKVSSRLGVMRQGGEEVVAEQFRQEFRIKAPNVEALVGKLSGGNQQKVVLSKWVNTDPDVLILDEPTRGIDVGAKYEIYGIMNALADAGKAVIVISSELPELIGVCDRIYAVSEGRITGEVPRARATQEELMRYMTMEKAAAHVGVSPEGNHS; translated from the coding sequence ATGAGCACGAACACGACGGCGGACCCCGAGCAGCCGCGCTCGGGAACAGACGCCGATCTCATCCTTGAGATGCGCAACATCGTCAAGGAGTTCCCGGGCGTCAAGGCGCTCTCTGACGTCACCTTCACGGTGCGCCGGGGCGAAGTGCACGCCATCTGCGGCGAGAACGGGGCGGGCAAGTCCACCCTGATGAAGGTGCTCTCGGGGGTCTACCCCTACGGCACCTATGAGGGCGACATCATCTACAACGGCGAGGAGGTGCGGTTCAAGGGGATCCGCGACTCCGAGGCCGCGCGCATCGTGATCATCCACCAGGAGCTCGCGCTGGTGCCGCGCCTGTCCTTGGCCGAGAACATCTTCCTCGGCAACGAGCAGGGGCCCACGGGCCTGGTCGACTGGCACCTGACACGTTCGCGTGCGGCCGAGCTCCTGCGGCGCGTCGGACTCTCCGAGAACCCTGACCTGACCCCGCTGGACATCGGCGTCGGCAAGCAGCAGCTCGTCGAGATCGCCAAGGCGCTGTCCAAGAACGTCGACCTGCTCATCCTCGACGAGCCGACGGCGGCGCTCAACGACGAGGACTCGGCGCACCTGCTGAGCCTGATCGACGAGTTCCGCAAGCAGGGCATGACGTCGATCATCATCAGCCACAAGCTGAACGAGATCGCCGCCATCGCCGACCGCGTGACCGTGATCCGCGATGGCGAGACGATCGAGACGCTCGACTTCCACGGCGACGAGCCGGTCACCGAGGACCGCATCATCCGCGGCATGGTGGGACGCTCGCTCGACCACCGCTTCCCCGAGCACACGCCGCAGATCGGCGAGGAGCTCCTGCGGCTCGAGGACTGGACCGTCTACCACCCGATCGACACCGAGCGGCTCGTCGTCGACGACGTGAGCATCAACGTGCGCGCGGGCGAGATCGTCGGCCTCGCGGGCCTCATGGGCGCCGGGCGCACCGAGCTGGCCATGAGCCTGTTCGGGCGCACCTACGGGTCCAACATCAGCGGCAAGGTGTACAAGCGCGGCGAGGAGATCCAGATCCGCAACGTGCGCGACGCGATCCGGCACGGCATCGCCTACACCACCGAGGACCGCAAGGCGCTCGGACTCAACCTCATCCAGACCATCCGCGAGAACATCTCCGCCTCGGCGCTCGGCAAGGTGTCCAGCAGGCTCGGCGTCATGCGCCAGGGTGGCGAGGAGGTCGTCGCCGAGCAGTTCCGCCAGGAGTTCCGGATCAAGGCGCCCAATGTCGAGGCGCTCGTCGGCAAGCTCTCCGGCGGAAACCAGCAGAAGGTCGTCCTGTCCAAGTGGGTCAACACCGACCCGGACGTCCTGATCCTCGACGAGCCGACGCGTGGCATCGACGTCGGCGCCAAGTACGAGATCTACGGGATCATGAACGCCCTCGCCGACGCCGGCAAGGCAGTGATCGTGATCTCCTCCGAGCTGCCCGAGCTGATCGGCGTGTGCGACCGCATCTACGCCGTCTCCGAGGGGCGCATCACCGGAGAGGTGCCGCGCGCGAGAGCCACCCAGGAAGAGCTCATGCGCTATATGACGATGGAGAAGGCCGCCGCCCACGTGGGCGTGTCCCCGGAAGGAAACCACTCATGA
- a CDS encoding bifunctional methylenetetrahydrofolate dehydrogenase/methenyltetrahydrofolate cyclohydrolase, whose product MAAQQQPSAQPLDGKATAAAIKAELKTRVAALAERGVVPGLGTLLVGDDPGSQWYVAGKHRDCAEVGIASIREDLPGTATPEEIEAAVHRLNEDPACTGFIVQLPLPKGIDTNRVLELVDPAKDADGLHPTNLGRLVLRVNEEVTSPLPCTPRGIVELIERHGVSLAGKHVVVLGRGVTVGRPIGLLLTRRAVNATVTLTHTGTANLDELVRQADVVVAAAGVRGIVRPDMVKPGAVLIDVGVSRETDPATGKSRVVGDVDPAALERASWYSPNPGGVGPMTRAMLLANVVDTAERALAIPA is encoded by the coding sequence ATGGCCGCCCAGCAACAGCCGTCGGCGCAGCCGCTGGACGGCAAGGCCACCGCGGCGGCGATCAAGGCCGAGCTCAAGACCCGCGTCGCGGCGCTCGCCGAGCGGGGCGTCGTTCCCGGACTCGGGACGCTGCTCGTGGGCGACGACCCGGGCTCGCAGTGGTACGTCGCGGGCAAGCACCGCGACTGCGCCGAGGTGGGCATCGCCTCGATCCGCGAGGACCTGCCGGGCACGGCGACGCCGGAGGAGATCGAGGCGGCCGTGCATCGGCTCAACGAGGACCCGGCCTGCACCGGGTTCATCGTGCAGCTCCCGCTGCCGAAGGGCATCGACACCAACCGTGTGCTCGAGCTCGTCGACCCGGCCAAGGACGCCGACGGGCTGCACCCGACCAACCTCGGGCGCCTCGTGCTGCGCGTCAACGAGGAGGTCACCTCGCCGCTGCCGTGCACGCCGCGCGGCATCGTCGAGCTGATCGAGCGGCACGGGGTGTCGCTGGCGGGCAAGCATGTCGTGGTCCTGGGCCGCGGCGTCACCGTGGGCCGGCCCATCGGGCTGCTGCTGACGCGCCGGGCCGTCAACGCGACTGTGACGCTCACGCACACGGGCACGGCGAACCTCGACGAGCTGGTGCGCCAGGCCGACGTCGTCGTCGCGGCGGCGGGGGTGCGCGGCATCGTGCGCCCCGACATGGTCAAGCCGGGCGCCGTGCTGATCGACGTGGGCGTCTCGCGCGAGACCGATCCGGCCACGGGCAAGTCCCGCGTGGTGGGCGACGTCGACCCCGCCGCGCTGGAGCGGGCGTCGTGGTACAGCCCCAACCCGGGCGGTGTGGGCCCGATGACCCGCGCGATGCTCCTGGCCAACGTCGTCGACACGGCCGAGCGCGCCCTGGCCATTCCCGCCTGA
- a CDS encoding sensor histidine kinase, with amino-acid sequence MASPTPAPGSPLQSRARHVWGEAWRVVVAGLVGVAGFALPGAESERTAALAEVPVEYIAPDPGFLLLDAALGVASLGLLLLRRRAPLTIACVLAAFTTLGGAPAGAWTIAVVSLATHRRWRRIAVAMVPALAATVGHRLLSPLAVMPEGGDRIDALVRELITAAVLTALLVAIGAYIGARRDLVRSLRERAAAAELEQARRTEQARAGERARIAREMHDVLAHRMSLVAMHAGALTYREGLSPQQVREAASVIRDSAHQALDELRDVLGVLREEGAARPSRPQPTLADLDDLVAEARAAGCDVRLPVDLPDVTALASGVSRSAFRILQEALTNARKHAPGAPVRVEVSGDEADGLSLLISNPAPVASSAGASAGHGARASAAVAPALPASGLGLAGLVERAELAGGSLSFGERAGRFLVRAWLPWTT; translated from the coding sequence ATGGCCTCGCCGACCCCAGCGCCCGGCTCCCCGCTCCAATCGCGTGCCCGCCACGTGTGGGGCGAGGCGTGGCGTGTGGTCGTCGCCGGGCTGGTGGGGGTCGCCGGGTTCGCCCTCCCCGGTGCGGAGAGCGAGCGCACGGCAGCGCTCGCCGAGGTCCCCGTGGAGTACATCGCCCCTGATCCCGGCTTCCTGCTGCTCGACGCCGCACTCGGCGTCGCCTCACTGGGCTTGCTCCTGCTGCGTCGGCGGGCGCCGCTGACCATCGCCTGTGTGCTGGCCGCGTTCACAACCCTCGGCGGCGCGCCGGCGGGCGCCTGGACGATCGCCGTCGTCTCGCTGGCGACGCACCGGCGGTGGCGGCGCATCGCCGTCGCGATGGTCCCCGCGCTCGCGGCGACCGTCGGCCACCGGTTGCTCAGCCCGCTCGCCGTCATGCCCGAGGGCGGCGACAGGATCGACGCGCTCGTGAGAGAGCTGATCACGGCCGCCGTCCTGACGGCCCTGCTGGTGGCGATCGGCGCCTACATCGGCGCGCGCCGCGACCTGGTGCGCTCGTTGCGCGAGCGCGCCGCGGCCGCCGAGCTCGAACAGGCGCGCCGCACCGAGCAGGCGCGCGCGGGCGAGCGGGCGCGCATCGCCCGCGAGATGCACGACGTCCTCGCCCACCGCATGTCGCTCGTCGCCATGCACGCCGGCGCGCTCACCTACCGCGAGGGCCTGTCGCCGCAACAGGTGCGCGAGGCCGCGTCGGTCATCCGTGACAGCGCGCACCAGGCCCTCGACGAGCTGCGCGACGTGCTCGGCGTGCTGCGCGAGGAGGGCGCCGCCAGGCCGAGCCGCCCGCAGCCGACTCTCGCGGACCTGGACGACCTGGTGGCCGAGGCCCGCGCGGCCGGATGCGACGTGCGGCTGCCCGTGGACCTCCCCGACGTCACCGCGCTCGCGAGCGGCGTCTCCCGCAGCGCCTTCCGCATCCTGCAGGAGGCCCTGACCAACGCGCGCAAGCACGCCCCGGGCGCGCCCGTGCGCGTCGAGGTCAGCGGCGACGAGGCCGACGGGCTGAGCCTCCTGATCAGCAACCCCGCGCCGGTCGCGTCGTCCGCGGGGGCGTCGGCGGGCCACGGCGCGCGGGCGAGCGCCGCGGTCGCGCCGGCACTGCCGGCCTCCGGGCTCGGCCTCGCCGGGCTGGTCGAGCGGGCCGAGCTCGCCGGCGGGTCGCTGAGCTTCGGCGAGCGCGCCGGACGGTTTCTGGTCAGAGCGTGGCTGCCGTGGACGACATGA
- a CDS encoding VOC family protein has protein sequence MGIVKPHLWFASGAEQAAEFYASVIPNSRVTHIETAPAGVPDVEEGAPFVVDLDLDGMPVQLLNAGPAFTLDEAFSFVVECEDQAQVDRYWDALTADGGTPGQCGWLTDRFGVSWQVVPQQLSALMSGASPEATQRTLAAMFAMGKLDIAALEAAARGDT, from the coding sequence ATGGGGATCGTCAAGCCGCACTTGTGGTTCGCGAGCGGCGCCGAGCAGGCTGCGGAGTTCTACGCGAGCGTCATCCCGAACTCCCGGGTGACCCACATCGAGACCGCGCCCGCCGGGGTGCCCGACGTCGAGGAGGGGGCGCCGTTCGTCGTCGACCTCGACCTCGACGGGATGCCCGTCCAACTCCTCAACGCCGGGCCCGCGTTCACGCTCGACGAGGCGTTCAGCTTCGTCGTCGAGTGCGAGGACCAGGCTCAGGTGGACCGCTACTGGGACGCGCTGACCGCCGACGGCGGCACGCCGGGCCAGTGCGGCTGGCTCACTGACCGGTTCGGGGTGTCCTGGCAGGTGGTGCCCCAGCAGTTGAGCGCGCTCATGAGCGGCGCCTCTCCTGAGGCGACCCAGCGCACGCTGGCGGCGATGTTCGCGATGGGCAAACTCGACATCGCGGCGCTCGAAGCGGCCGCCCGCGGCGACACCTGA
- a CDS encoding response regulator: protein MSAGPLRPVTRVVLVDDDPLVRAGLRLLLGGDPGIEIVGEAGDGRCGVDLVRRVRPDVVLMDIRMPRMDGLEATRLLVEEAPATHVIVLTTFDADAMVLDALRAGAAGFLLKDTPPERLVASVRAAASGEPTLSPSVTASLIATLAADPGGRRASALRLLDALTAREREVALAVARGLTNAEIAAELYMGLATVKTHVSRVLAKLGVDNRVQIAIVTHDAGEV from the coding sequence ATGAGCGCAGGCCCCCTCCGACCCGTCACCCGAGTCGTCCTGGTCGACGACGACCCCCTCGTGCGCGCGGGCCTGCGGCTCCTGCTGGGCGGGGACCCCGGGATCGAGATCGTCGGCGAGGCGGGCGACGGGCGCTGCGGCGTCGACCTGGTGCGGCGCGTACGCCCCGACGTCGTGCTCATGGACATCCGCATGCCGCGCATGGACGGCCTCGAGGCGACGCGCCTGCTCGTGGAGGAGGCCCCAGCGACGCACGTCATCGTGCTGACCACCTTCGACGCCGACGCCATGGTGCTCGACGCGCTGCGCGCCGGGGCGGCGGGGTTTCTGCTCAAGGACACGCCACCCGAGCGACTGGTCGCCTCGGTGCGCGCCGCCGCCTCGGGCGAGCCGACCCTGTCCCCGTCCGTCACGGCCTCACTCATCGCGACGCTGGCGGCGGACCCCGGTGGGCGGCGCGCCTCGGCCCTGCGGCTCCTGGACGCGCTGACCGCGCGCGAGCGCGAGGTCGCCCTGGCCGTGGCCCGCGGGCTCACGAACGCGGAGATCGCCGCCGAGCTGTACATGGGCCTGGCGACCGTCAAGACCCACGTCTCACGCGTGCTCGCCAAGCTCGGCGTCGACAACCGTGTGCAGATCGCGATCGTGACGCATGACGCAGGCGAGGTCTGA
- a CDS encoding exodeoxyribonuclease III, giving the protein MSQLVVATANVNGIRAALRRGIGQWLDGRAPDILLMQEVRAPDNVLNEAFEGWHVAHQASDIKGRAGVAVASRLPVRSVRVGLAAHGPQGEPEPAVDTGRWVEADVELPDGGLLTVVSAYIHSGSTWPEDNPVKMIEKYAYLDKVTSRLAQLGAAPTPALVAGDLNIAHHNVDIANWKGNLKSAGFLPQERAYLDRWFDELGWSDLGRAHGGEGPGPYTWWSWRGQAFVNDKGWRIDYQLANPTLAPHAVKVEVDRAASYEERWSDHAPVIATYDL; this is encoded by the coding sequence GTGAGCCAACTCGTCGTCGCCACCGCCAACGTCAACGGAATCCGCGCAGCGCTACGCCGAGGGATCGGCCAGTGGCTCGACGGGCGGGCGCCCGACATCCTGCTGATGCAGGAGGTCCGCGCCCCGGACAATGTGCTGAACGAGGCGTTCGAGGGGTGGCACGTCGCCCATCAGGCGAGCGACATCAAGGGTCGCGCGGGCGTCGCCGTCGCCTCACGGCTCCCGGTGCGCTCCGTGCGCGTCGGACTCGCGGCGCACGGGCCGCAGGGGGAGCCCGAGCCCGCGGTCGACACCGGCCGCTGGGTCGAGGCCGACGTCGAGCTGCCCGACGGCGGTCTGCTGACCGTTGTGAGCGCGTACATCCACTCCGGGTCGACCTGGCCCGAGGACAACCCGGTCAAGATGATCGAGAAGTACGCCTACCTCGACAAGGTCACCAGCCGGCTCGCGCAACTCGGGGCCGCGCCCACACCGGCGCTCGTCGCGGGGGACCTCAACATCGCCCACCACAACGTCGACATCGCGAACTGGAAGGGCAACCTCAAGTCCGCGGGGTTCCTTCCGCAGGAGCGGGCGTACCTGGACAGGTGGTTCGACGAGCTCGGGTGGAGTGACCTCGGGCGCGCGCACGGTGGCGAGGGCCCGGGGCCGTACACCTGGTGGTCGTGGCGTGGGCAGGCGTTCGTCAACGACAAGGGCTGGCGGATCGACTACCAGCTCGCCAACCCGACGCTCGCGCCACACGCGGTCAAGGTCGAGGTCGACCGGGCCGCGTCCTACGAGGAGCGCTGGAGCGACCACGCGCCGGTGATCGCGACCTACGATCTGTGA
- the mmsB gene encoding multiple monosaccharide ABC transporter permease, translating to MNVLRDYLGRNVRQYGIVGALLVIVLLFQILTDGRLLMPNNMAALVMQNAYVMILAIGMVAVIVAGHIDLSVGSVVAFIGGLTAIMMAHWNWPVPLAILAALAVGALVGCWQGFWVAYMGIPAFIVTLAGMLTFRGLAIVLVGQTVSPLPRPFNQIGNGSLPNFLGFAGQLDVLTLVIGAIAIVGLGVAQYRARRSMITHNLHTEAFGVFVAKLAVMAVLIGLVAWRLSLSTGGTPIILLIVGVLILGFTFVLGRTRFGRHVYAVGGNRNAAILSGVNTRRTDFQIFVNMGMLAAVAAIATTARAGAGVAAAGQNFELDAIAACFIGGTAVTGGVGKISGAMIGALIMGVLNMGLSILAVDAAWQQAIKGLVLLAAVALDIVSKRRGALG from the coding sequence ATGAACGTCCTGAGGGATTACCTCGGCCGTAACGTCCGTCAGTACGGCATCGTCGGGGCGCTGCTCGTCATCGTGCTGCTGTTCCAGATCCTGACCGACGGCCGCCTCCTCATGCCGAACAACATGGCCGCGCTGGTCATGCAGAACGCCTACGTCATGATCCTGGCGATCGGCATGGTGGCGGTCATCGTCGCCGGGCACATCGACCTGTCGGTCGGCTCCGTGGTCGCGTTCATCGGCGGTCTGACGGCGATCATGATGGCGCACTGGAACTGGCCCGTTCCGCTCGCGATCCTCGCGGCGCTCGCGGTCGGCGCCCTCGTGGGGTGCTGGCAGGGGTTCTGGGTCGCCTATATGGGGATCCCCGCGTTCATCGTGACCCTCGCGGGCATGCTCACGTTCCGCGGTCTGGCCATCGTGCTCGTCGGCCAGACGGTCTCGCCGTTGCCGCGCCCGTTCAACCAGATCGGCAACGGGTCGCTGCCCAACTTCCTGGGCTTCGCGGGCCAGTTGGACGTGTTGACGCTCGTGATCGGCGCCATCGCGATCGTCGGCCTCGGCGTCGCGCAGTACCGCGCCCGCCGGTCGATGATCACCCACAACCTGCACACCGAGGCGTTCGGCGTGTTCGTCGCGAAGCTCGCCGTCATGGCGGTGCTCATCGGCCTGGTCGCCTGGCGCCTGTCCCTGTCGACCGGCGGCACCCCGATCATCCTCTTGATCGTGGGTGTGCTGATCCTCGGCTTCACGTTCGTGCTGGGCCGCACGCGGTTCGGCCGGCACGTGTACGCCGTCGGCGGCAACCGCAACGCGGCGATCCTCTCGGGCGTCAACACCCGGCGCACCGACTTCCAGATCTTCGTCAACATGGGCATGCTCGCCGCGGTCGCCGCCATCGCGACGACGGCGCGTGCCGGTGCCGGTGTGGCCGCAGCGGGTCAGAACTTCGAGCTTGACGCCATCGCCGCGTGCTTCATCGGTGGCACCGCGGTCACCGGCGGTGTCGGCAAGATCTCGGGCGCCATGATCGGTGCGCTCATCATGGGCGTGCTCAACATGGGTCTGTCGATCCTCGCAGTCGACGCCGCCTGGCAGCAGGCCATCAAGGGTCTGGTGCTGCTGGCCGCGGTCGCACTCGACATCGTCTCGAAGCGTCGCGGCGCCCTGGGCTGA
- a CDS encoding ABC transporter permease: MSAAVIERGAERDARAIGPTPFARLLRMEWRKQVDTRASRWLLALTACAVLVVLVVLGFVDGGRHSFEQLAQGALQPLGILAPVIAILSVTAEWSQRTALVTFALEPRRARVIVAKTLAALGVAALAVAGAVALAAVEHLALIGLRDVEPRWSVDLGALGGTALAVLVLGVLCGVGFGLLLLNTPGAIVAYFVAPIVIALLGTFVPALKDAQPWFDMATASTPLVVGAMTGQAWLHLASTTAIWVVAPFVVGLVRVLRSEIRSA; the protein is encoded by the coding sequence GTGAGCGCCGCGGTGATCGAGCGCGGCGCGGAGCGCGACGCGCGCGCCATCGGGCCCACCCCCTTCGCGCGGCTCCTGCGGATGGAGTGGCGCAAGCAGGTCGACACGCGGGCGAGTCGGTGGCTGCTCGCGCTCACCGCGTGCGCGGTGCTCGTGGTGCTGGTCGTGCTCGGCTTCGTCGACGGCGGCCGGCACTCGTTCGAGCAGCTGGCCCAGGGGGCGTTGCAGCCACTGGGCATCCTGGCGCCGGTCATCGCCATCCTCTCGGTCACCGCCGAGTGGTCGCAGCGCACCGCCCTCGTGACGTTCGCGCTCGAGCCGCGACGCGCGCGCGTCATCGTCGCGAAGACGCTCGCGGCGCTCGGGGTCGCGGCGCTCGCCGTGGCGGGCGCCGTCGCGCTGGCGGCGGTCGAACACCTGGCGCTCATCGGCCTGCGCGACGTCGAGCCGCGGTGGTCGGTCGACCTGGGTGCCCTGGGCGGGACCGCGCTCGCCGTGCTGGTGCTGGGCGTGCTGTGCGGGGTGGGCTTCGGCCTGCTGCTGCTCAACACGCCGGGGGCGATCGTCGCCTACTTCGTGGCCCCGATCGTGATCGCCCTGCTCGGGACATTCGTCCCCGCGCTCAAGGACGCCCAGCCGTGGTTCGACATGGCCACGGCGTCGACGCCGCTCGTCGTCGGAGCGATGACGGGGCAGGCGTGGCTGCACCTGGCGAGCACGACGGCGATCTGGGTGGTGGCCCCGTTCGTCGTCGGCCTGGTGCGCGTCCTGCGCTCCGAGATCCGCTCGGCCTGA
- the glyA gene encoding serine hydroxymethyltransferase, translating to MSAHTPDPLLTGGIADVDPEIAAVLDGELARQRETLEMIASENFVPNAVLQAQGSVLTNKYAEGYPGKRYYGGCEQVDIAESLAIARAKALFGAEHANVQPHSGAQANAAVLHALASAGDRILGLELAHGGHLTHGMKINFSGRLYDVGSYGVDPQTYRVEMDEVRKKAIEHQPEVIIAGWSAYPRHLDFAAFRQIADEVGAKLWVDMAHFAGLVAAGLHPSPVPHADVVSSTVHKTIGGPRSGFILAKEQWAKKIDSAVFPGQQGGPLMHVIAAKAVAFKVAASESFVDRQERTLRGAQIIAARLSEPDVAGQGVSVLTGGTDVHLVLVDLRHSALDGQQAEDLLHDAGITVNRNAVPFDPRPPRVTSGLRIGTPALATRGFGDAEFTEVADIIAVALRDGAGADVDALRARVRALTADFPLYPGLAQY from the coding sequence ATGAGCGCACACACCCCCGACCCCCTTTTGACCGGCGGCATCGCCGACGTCGACCCCGAGATCGCCGCCGTGCTCGACGGCGAGCTCGCCCGCCAGCGCGAGACGCTCGAGATGATCGCGTCCGAGAACTTCGTGCCGAACGCCGTCCTGCAGGCGCAGGGCTCCGTGCTGACCAACAAGTACGCCGAGGGCTACCCCGGCAAGCGCTACTACGGCGGCTGCGAGCAGGTCGACATCGCCGAGAGCCTCGCGATCGCCCGCGCCAAGGCGCTGTTCGGCGCCGAGCACGCCAACGTCCAGCCCCACTCCGGCGCCCAGGCCAACGCGGCCGTGCTGCACGCGCTGGCCTCGGCCGGCGACCGCATCCTCGGCCTTGAGCTGGCCCACGGCGGCCACCTCACGCACGGCATGAAGATCAACTTCTCGGGCCGCCTGTACGACGTCGGCTCCTACGGCGTCGACCCGCAGACCTACCGCGTCGAGATGGACGAGGTCCGCAAGAAGGCCATCGAGCACCAGCCCGAGGTCATCATCGCCGGCTGGTCGGCCTACCCGCGCCACCTCGACTTCGCCGCGTTCCGGCAGATCGCCGACGAGGTCGGCGCCAAGCTCTGGGTCGACATGGCCCACTTCGCCGGCCTGGTGGCCGCGGGCCTGCACCCGAGCCCCGTGCCGCACGCCGACGTCGTCTCCTCCACGGTGCACAAGACGATCGGCGGCCCGCGCTCGGGCTTCATCCTGGCCAAGGAGCAGTGGGCCAAGAAGATCGACTCCGCGGTGTTCCCGGGCCAGCAGGGCGGCCCGCTCATGCATGTCATCGCGGCCAAGGCCGTGGCGTTCAAGGTTGCCGCGTCCGAGTCGTTCGTCGACCGCCAGGAGCGCACGCTGCGCGGAGCGCAGATCATCGCCGCGCGCCTGAGCGAGCCGGACGTCGCCGGTCAGGGCGTGTCGGTGCTCACGGGCGGCACCGACGTCCACCTGGTGCTGGTCGACCTGCGCCACTCGGCGCTCGACGGCCAGCAGGCCGAGGACCTGCTGCACGACGCCGGCATCACCGTCAACCGCAACGCCGTGCCGTTCGACCCGCGCCCCCCGCGCGTCACCTCGGGTCTGCGCATCGGCACGCCCGCGCTGGCCACCCGCGGCTTCGGCGACGCCGAGTTCACCGAGGTCGCCGACATCATCGCCGTCGCGCTGCGCGACGGCGCGGGCGCCGACGTCGACGCGCTGCGCGCCCGCGTGCGCGCGCTCACCGCGGACTTCCCGCTCTACCCGGGCCTGGCGCAGTACTGA